One stretch of Amycolatopsis sp. NBC_00345 DNA includes these proteins:
- a CDS encoding metal-dependent hydrolase family protein has product MTADLVLRHVTVVDPVTETVTPERAIRIGAGRITAVEADPGDAAGADEFDATGLFAVPGLIDCHVHVTAVSADLGSVADRSPAYVAAQASHLLADMIARGFTSVRDVGGADFGLAAAVSQGLFAGPRIFFGGKALSQTGGHGDLRPEGRDVHDQHYAVPGLGRVCDGVDEVRRAARDEIRRGAHHLKLMLSGGCASHTDRIDSLQFSDEEVRAIVQEAAAANLYTAGHAYTAEAVNRGLELGVRTIEHGNLLDATSIELFLRHNAFYVPTLVTYQALLEQSRELGFTDEQYTKVVKVTENGFEALRLADAAGVRIAYGSDLLGAMQSRQSEEFTLRGKVQSPGAVLRSATTVAAELLRQEGSLGVLAPGARGDVVLARGNPLDDLDVLASPVSGVAAVVQGGAVRVRR; this is encoded by the coding sequence ATGACCGCCGACCTCGTGCTCCGGCACGTGACCGTCGTCGACCCGGTGACCGAAACGGTGACGCCCGAGCGGGCGATCCGGATCGGCGCCGGGCGGATCACCGCCGTCGAGGCCGACCCCGGCGACGCGGCCGGCGCGGACGAGTTCGACGCGACCGGGCTGTTCGCCGTGCCGGGCCTGATCGACTGCCACGTGCACGTGACCGCCGTGAGCGCGGACCTCGGCTCGGTCGCCGACCGGTCCCCCGCCTACGTCGCGGCGCAGGCCTCGCACCTGCTCGCGGACATGATCGCGCGCGGCTTCACCAGCGTCCGCGACGTCGGCGGCGCGGACTTCGGGCTGGCCGCCGCCGTCTCGCAGGGTTTGTTCGCCGGGCCGCGGATTTTCTTTGGTGGCAAGGCGCTTTCGCAGACCGGCGGCCACGGCGACCTGCGTCCTGAGGGCCGCGACGTGCACGACCAGCACTACGCGGTGCCCGGGCTGGGCCGCGTGTGCGACGGCGTCGACGAGGTGCGCCGCGCCGCCCGCGACGAGATCCGCCGCGGCGCGCACCACCTGAAGCTCATGCTGTCCGGCGGCTGCGCCAGCCACACCGACCGGATCGACTCGCTGCAGTTCTCCGACGAGGAGGTGCGCGCGATCGTTCAGGAGGCCGCGGCAGCGAACCTGTACACGGCGGGACACGCCTATACCGCCGAGGCCGTGAACCGAGGCCTCGAACTCGGCGTCCGCACGATCGAGCACGGCAACCTGCTGGACGCGACGTCGATCGAGTTGTTCTTGCGCCACAACGCTTTTTACGTGCCCACGCTGGTGACCTACCAGGCACTGCTGGAGCAGAGCCGGGAGCTGGGATTCACCGACGAGCAGTACACGAAGGTCGTGAAGGTGACCGAGAACGGCTTCGAGGCGCTCCGCCTGGCCGACGCGGCGGGCGTCCGGATCGCGTACGGAAGCGACCTGCTGGGCGCCATGCAGTCCCGGCAGTCGGAGGAATTCACGTTGCGCGGCAAGGTCCAGTCTCCGGGGGCGGTGCTGCGCTCGGCCACGACGGTGGCGGCGGAGCTGCTGCGCCAGGAGGGCTCGCTGGGCGTCCTGGCGCCCGGCGCGCGCGGCGATGTGGTGCTGGCGCGGGGGAATCCACTG
- a CDS encoding MFS transporter, with translation MTETTPKLTSHLMAARLERLPMSRFHYKLLFAGGLGYTFDAMDGAIVAFILPSVAKEWGLSSGATGILGSSLLIGFLFGALGAGILGDKIGRRAVMVSALVIYAAASLVAAAAPNFVVLFLARVVAGMGTGAESAIIAPYLSEFVPSRVRGRYIGSLAGFFAFGYVFASLLGYFVVSDVPHGWRWVQVLTAAPILLLLWWRRSLPESPRFLHVHGRVDEAERVVADIERQVSARVGPLPAPRPSAQAEEVHVSSGRVLDNLKALVSPGLRKTTVTLWVYWFVAIFTYYGFFTWIPSLLVKQGFDISKSFLFSIVIYLAQIPGYYSAAFVSERLERKWTIVLYLAGGAAGALGLAFAGSSTQILVWGVVLSFFMNGNAALEYSYTSELYPTMIRTTGLGVASAVGRIGGIIAPIVIGFSYSGVGFGGVFAMLLVLLVLGAAVVAVFGRRTTGRSLEAIGQDTTNPGGSA, from the coding sequence ATGACCGAGACGACCCCGAAGCTGACTTCGCACCTGATGGCGGCCCGGCTCGAACGGCTGCCGATGTCCCGTTTCCACTACAAGCTGCTGTTCGCGGGCGGCCTCGGCTACACCTTCGACGCGATGGACGGCGCCATCGTCGCGTTCATCCTCCCCTCGGTCGCCAAGGAGTGGGGGCTTTCCAGCGGCGCCACCGGAATCCTGGGCAGCAGCCTGCTGATCGGGTTCCTGTTCGGCGCGCTCGGCGCCGGCATCCTCGGCGACAAGATCGGCCGGCGCGCGGTGATGGTCAGCGCGCTGGTCATCTACGCCGCCGCCAGCCTGGTCGCGGCGGCCGCGCCGAACTTCGTGGTGCTGTTCCTCGCGCGCGTCGTGGCGGGAATGGGGACCGGCGCGGAGAGCGCGATCATCGCGCCGTACCTGTCGGAGTTCGTCCCCTCGCGGGTGCGCGGGCGCTACATCGGCTCCCTGGCCGGGTTTTTCGCCTTCGGCTACGTCTTCGCGAGCCTGCTCGGCTACTTCGTGGTGAGCGACGTGCCGCACGGCTGGCGCTGGGTGCAGGTGCTCACCGCGGCGCCGATCCTGTTGCTGCTGTGGTGGCGGCGGTCGCTGCCGGAGTCGCCGCGGTTCCTGCACGTCCACGGCCGGGTCGACGAAGCCGAGCGCGTCGTCGCCGACATCGAACGGCAGGTGAGCGCCCGGGTCGGGCCGCTGCCCGCGCCGCGGCCGTCCGCACAGGCCGAGGAGGTGCACGTCTCCTCGGGGCGGGTGCTGGACAATCTCAAGGCGCTGGTGTCGCCGGGGCTGCGCAAGACCACGGTCACCCTGTGGGTCTACTGGTTCGTCGCGATCTTCACCTACTACGGCTTCTTCACCTGGATCCCCTCGCTGCTGGTGAAGCAGGGCTTCGACATCTCGAAGAGCTTCCTGTTCTCCATCGTCATCTACCTCGCGCAGATCCCCGGCTACTACTCGGCGGCGTTCGTCAGCGAGCGCCTCGAGCGCAAGTGGACGATCGTGCTCTACCTGGCCGGCGGGGCGGCGGGCGCGCTGGGACTGGCATTCGCCGGCAGCAGCACGCAGATCCTCGTCTGGGGCGTGGTGCTGTCGTTCTTCATGAACGGCAACGCGGCGCTGGAGTACTCCTACACTTCCGAGCTCTACCCGACGATGATCCGGACCACCGGGCTCGGCGTCGCCTCGGCCGTCGGCCGGATCGGCGGGATCATCGCCCCCATCGTGATCGGCTTCTCCTACTCGGGCGTGGGCTTCGGCGGGGTGTTCGCCATGCTGCTGGTCCTGCTCGTGCTCGGCGCGGCGGTGGTGGCCGTGTTCGGCCGGCGCACCACCGGCCGGTCACTGGAGGCGATCGGACAGGACACGACCAACCCTGGAGGTTCAGCATGA
- a CDS encoding dihydrodipicolinate synthase family protein produces MTGREKPWHGVLVATALPLRGPELTADFDTFAEHVAWLAANGCDGVTPNGSLGEYQTLSVEERTRVVRTAVDAAPEGFTVMPGVAAYGAAEARRWAENAAEAGCPAVMLLPPNSYRADERAVLAHYREVAKAGLPIVAYNNPFDTKVDLVPELLAELYAEGLITAVKEFSGDVRRPYRIAELAPGLDVLCGADDVLLELAVAGAPGWVAGYPNAFPKATTELWAAASAGDLAKALPLYRLLHPLLRWDSRTEFVQAIKLSMDIAGRYGGPCRQPRVPLTAEQEKAVRQATERALEEGLS; encoded by the coding sequence ATGACGGGGCGCGAAAAGCCGTGGCACGGAGTGCTGGTCGCGACGGCCCTTCCGCTGCGGGGTCCGGAGCTGACCGCGGACTTCGACACGTTCGCCGAGCACGTCGCGTGGCTGGCGGCGAACGGCTGTGACGGCGTGACGCCGAATGGTTCGCTGGGGGAGTACCAGACCCTGAGCGTCGAGGAGCGGACGCGGGTGGTGCGGACCGCGGTCGACGCGGCGCCCGAGGGGTTCACCGTGATGCCCGGGGTCGCCGCCTACGGCGCGGCCGAAGCACGGCGCTGGGCCGAGAACGCGGCCGAGGCGGGCTGTCCCGCGGTGATGCTGCTGCCGCCCAACTCCTACCGCGCCGACGAGCGCGCGGTGCTCGCGCACTACCGCGAGGTCGCCAAGGCCGGCCTGCCGATCGTGGCCTACAACAACCCGTTCGACACCAAGGTGGACCTGGTCCCCGAGCTGCTGGCCGAGCTGTACGCGGAGGGCCTGATCACGGCGGTCAAGGAGTTCTCCGGCGACGTGCGCCGCCCGTACCGGATCGCCGAGCTGGCACCGGGCCTCGACGTGCTGTGCGGTGCCGACGACGTGCTGCTGGAGCTGGCCGTCGCCGGGGCGCCCGGCTGGGTCGCGGGCTACCCCAACGCGTTCCCGAAGGCCACCACCGAGCTGTGGGCCGCCGCCTCGGCCGGCGACCTGGCGAAGGCGCTGCCGCTGTACCGGCTGCTGCACCCGTTGCTGCGCTGGGACTCGAGGACCGAGTTCGTCCAGGCGATCAAGCTGAGCATGGACATCGCCGGCCGCTACGGCGGTCCGTGCCGCCAGCCCCGGGTGCCGCTGACGGCCGAGCAGGAGAAGGCCGTCCGCCAGGCCACCGAGCGGGCACTTGAGGAAGGGCTTTCCTAG
- a CDS encoding proline racemase family protein: MRAKRLFHAVDSHTEGMPTRVITGGVGVVPGATMSERRQYFVEHLDHIRQLLMYEPRGHSAMSGAILQPPTRPDADWGVLFIEVSGCLPMCGHGTIGVATVLVETGMVEVTEPVTTIRLDTPAGLVVAEVEVSDGAARAVTIRNVPSFSVGLDREVDVPGLGRVRYDLAFGGNFYAIVGLAELGLPFDRAEKQRLIDAGLSIMDAVTEQDRPAHPVNAEISGCHHVYLAAPGSTARHSRHAMAIHPGWFDRSPCGTGTSARMAQLHARGELPLDTEFRNESFIGTHFLGRLVEETTVGGIPAVVPKITGRAWLTGTAQYFLDPDDPFPAGFQL; this comes from the coding sequence ATGCGCGCGAAGCGGCTGTTCCACGCCGTCGACTCCCACACCGAGGGCATGCCGACGCGGGTGATCACCGGTGGGGTCGGCGTCGTGCCGGGTGCCACGATGTCCGAGCGGCGCCAGTACTTCGTCGAGCACCTCGACCACATCCGGCAGCTGCTGATGTACGAGCCGCGCGGCCACTCGGCCATGAGCGGCGCCATCCTGCAGCCGCCGACCCGGCCGGACGCCGACTGGGGCGTGCTGTTCATCGAGGTCTCCGGCTGCCTGCCGATGTGCGGGCACGGCACCATCGGCGTCGCGACGGTGCTGGTCGAGACCGGCATGGTCGAGGTGACCGAGCCGGTCACCACGATCCGGCTCGACACCCCGGCCGGGCTGGTGGTCGCCGAGGTCGAGGTTTCGGACGGCGCCGCGCGCGCGGTGACGATCCGGAACGTGCCGTCGTTCTCCGTCGGGCTGGACCGCGAGGTGGACGTGCCGGGGCTCGGCCGGGTGCGCTACGACCTGGCGTTCGGCGGCAACTTCTACGCGATCGTCGGCCTGGCCGAGCTGGGCCTCCCGTTCGATCGCGCGGAGAAGCAGCGGCTGATCGACGCCGGACTGTCCATCATGGACGCCGTGACCGAGCAGGACCGGCCGGCGCACCCGGTGAACGCGGAGATCTCCGGCTGCCACCACGTTTACCTCGCCGCGCCGGGCTCGACGGCCCGGCACTCGCGGCACGCGATGGCCATCCACCCCGGCTGGTTCGACCGCTCGCCGTGCGGCACCGGCACCAGCGCGCGGATGGCGCAGCTGCACGCGCGCGGCGAGCTGCCGCTGGACACCGAGTTCCGCAACGAGTCGTTCATCGGCACGCACTTCCTCGGCCGGCTGGTCGAGGAGACCACCGTCGGCGGCATCCCGGCGGTGGTCCCGAAGATCACCGGCCGCGCCTGGCTGACCGGCACGGCGCAGTACTTTCTCGACCCGGACGACCCGTTCCCCGCGGGGTTCCAGCTGTGA
- a CDS encoding ornithine cyclodeaminase family protein, with amino-acid sequence MREYVAGAPPMRDAIDALRAALRDGLDPEQDPPRSVVEVPHGQLLLMPAYWGRYAGVKVATVAPGNPERGLPRIQGDYLLLDGPTLSPLALLDGVALTSVRTAAVSAVAADALAEPDAARLVVFGTGPQAHSHVEALRAVRPVRELVVVARDPGRTAEFAAAYPDLDARVGTAADVGDADLVACCTTARTPLFDGSLLPDHTTVVAVGSHEPEAREVDDVTVRRSTVVVEARAAALREAGDVVLAVRSGAIGPDALHTLSDLVRGKADVPAGRPRLFKSVGMAWEDLVVAATRHETARGDRR; translated from the coding sequence GTGAGGGAGTACGTGGCCGGGGCGCCGCCGATGCGGGACGCGATCGACGCCCTGCGCGCGGCCCTGCGCGACGGCCTCGACCCCGAGCAGGACCCGCCACGGTCGGTCGTCGAGGTGCCGCACGGGCAGCTGCTGCTCATGCCCGCGTACTGGGGCCGCTACGCCGGGGTCAAGGTCGCCACCGTCGCGCCCGGAAACCCGGAGCGCGGCCTGCCGCGGATCCAGGGCGACTACCTGCTGCTGGACGGGCCGACGCTCAGCCCGCTCGCGCTGCTGGACGGGGTCGCGCTGACCTCGGTCCGCACCGCGGCGGTGTCGGCCGTGGCCGCCGACGCGCTCGCGGAGCCGGACGCCGCGCGTCTCGTGGTGTTCGGCACCGGGCCGCAGGCCCACAGCCACGTCGAGGCCCTGCGGGCGGTCCGGCCGGTGCGGGAGCTGGTCGTGGTCGCCCGCGACCCGGGCCGTACCGCCGAGTTCGCGGCGGCCTACCCGGACCTGGACGCCCGCGTCGGCACGGCGGCGGACGTCGGGGACGCCGACCTCGTCGCCTGCTGCACCACTGCCCGGACCCCGCTCTTCGACGGCTCGCTGCTGCCGGACCACACGACGGTCGTGGCGGTCGGCTCGCACGAGCCGGAGGCCCGGGAGGTCGACGACGTCACCGTGCGGCGCTCCACTGTGGTCGTGGAGGCGCGGGCCGCCGCGCTGCGCGAGGCCGGTGACGTGGTCCTGGCCGTGCGGTCGGGCGCGATCGGGCCGGACGCGCTGCACACGTTGTCCGACCTCGTGCGAGGGAAGGCCGACGTGCCCGCGGGGCGGCCCCGGCTGTTCAAGAGCGTGGGAATGGCGTGGGAGGATCTGGTGGTCGCCGCGACGCGGCACGAAACCGCCAGGGGAGACCGACGATGA
- a CDS encoding GntR family transcriptional regulator produces MTMDGHQALALPVFGVQRNLRDQITQTLRAAVISGELRPGEVYSAPSLAAQFGVSATPVREAMLDLVKEGLIDTVRNKGFRVTEPSEKDLDDLSELRALIEVPTVRRIAEAGVDPAVIAELRPLALGIERAAAEHDLIAHVATDMQFHLRLLEQAGNPQLVETVRSLRARSRIYGLAGLAERDELIPSSAEHAELLDLIEAGDAAGAEALMDRHIRHVRGIWAR; encoded by the coding sequence ATGACGATGGACGGCCACCAGGCGCTGGCCCTGCCCGTGTTCGGCGTCCAGCGGAACCTGCGCGACCAGATCACGCAGACGCTGCGCGCCGCGGTGATCTCCGGGGAGCTGCGGCCCGGCGAGGTGTACTCCGCGCCGAGCCTGGCCGCGCAGTTCGGCGTCTCGGCCACCCCGGTCCGCGAGGCGATGCTGGACCTGGTCAAGGAAGGCCTGATCGACACGGTGCGCAACAAGGGGTTCCGGGTCACCGAACCGTCCGAAAAGGACCTCGACGACCTGTCCGAGCTCCGCGCGCTGATCGAGGTGCCCACGGTCCGCCGCATCGCCGAGGCCGGCGTCGACCCGGCGGTGATCGCCGAGCTGCGCCCGCTGGCACTGGGCATCGAGCGCGCGGCCGCCGAGCACGACCTCATCGCGCACGTCGCCACGGACATGCAGTTCCACCTCCGGCTGCTGGAGCAGGCGGGCAACCCGCAGCTGGTGGAGACGGTGCGCTCGCTGCGCGCCCGGTCCCGCATTTACGGCCTCGCGGGCCTGGCCGAGCGCGACGAGCTGATCCCCTCCTCGGCCGAGCACGCCGAGCTGCTGGACCTCATCGAGGCCGGCGACGCGGCCGGCGCGGAGGCGCTGATGGACCGTCATATCCGGCACGTGCGCGGCATCTGGGCCCGCTGA
- a CDS encoding class I SAM-dependent methyltransferase, translating into MSEDRAMAAPELFDAVGAGYDEVFGQRAVAETAVRQLLGSLPPEARVLDIGSGTGRPVADALAAAGHRVTGLDVSAVMVELARSRVPQAEFVQADVREWQSEPESWDAVCAFFSFLQLPRADTEAVLADIARWLVPGGQLVLVTVPMDVEGLRVPFLGHHIEVTSFAEPDLVDRVRASGLDVTGTRSEVFDEPGAEPEEHLLITARKS; encoded by the coding sequence ATGAGTGAAGACCGGGCGATGGCGGCGCCGGAGCTGTTCGACGCCGTCGGCGCGGGCTACGACGAGGTGTTCGGGCAGCGCGCAGTGGCCGAGACCGCGGTGCGGCAGCTGCTCGGCTCGCTGCCGCCGGAAGCGCGGGTGCTCGACATCGGCAGCGGCACGGGCCGTCCGGTCGCGGACGCGCTCGCTGCGGCGGGCCACCGGGTGACCGGCCTTGACGTGTCGGCCGTGATGGTCGAGCTGGCGCGGTCGCGGGTGCCGCAGGCGGAGTTCGTCCAGGCCGATGTGCGGGAGTGGCAGTCGGAGCCGGAGTCGTGGGACGCGGTGTGCGCCTTCTTCTCGTTCCTGCAGCTGCCGCGAGCCGACACCGAGGCCGTGCTGGCGGACATCGCGCGCTGGCTCGTCCCGGGTGGACAGCTCGTGCTCGTGACTGTGCCGATGGATGTGGAGGGGCTGCGCGTGCCGTTCCTCGGTCACCACATCGAGGTCACCAGCTTCGCCGAGCCGGACCTGGTGGACCGCGTCCGGGCGAGCGGGCTCGACGTCACCGGTACCCGGTCCGAGGTCTTCGACGAGCCCGGTGCGGAGCCGGAGGAGCATTTGCTGATCACCGCGCGGAAATCCTGA
- a CDS encoding antitoxin, whose protein sequence is MDGMFDKAKEKIQEFAGGNSDKVDQGVDKAAQFADEKTGGKHSDQISQGADKLKERFNGGGDQQQ, encoded by the coding sequence ATGGACGGCATGTTCGACAAGGCCAAGGAAAAGATCCAGGAGTTCGCCGGCGGCAACTCCGACAAGGTCGACCAGGGGGTCGACAAGGCCGCGCAATTCGCCGACGAGAAAACCGGTGGCAAGCACAGCGACCAGATCAGCCAGGGCGCCGACAAGCTCAAGGAACGCTTCAACGGCGGCGGCGACCAGCAGCAGTAA
- a CDS encoding TetR/AcrR family transcriptional regulator, which produces MSRPLRSDARRNREALLTVAREAFAAGEADIRVEEIAKRAGVSVGTLYRHFDTRDAVVEEVYRQEVTEVCESARRLLEELEPRAALAEYLRRVVEHAAVSKGMAAALESIMATDSPVFTSGREQLSDALDLLLERGAETGVIRGDITGQTVLRALGGICGARTYPGWHEEAFRITELLVDGLTVAPRKP; this is translated from the coding sequence ATGTCACGTCCGTTGCGTTCCGACGCCCGCCGCAACCGGGAGGCGCTGCTCACCGTCGCCCGGGAGGCTTTCGCCGCCGGTGAGGCCGACATCCGCGTCGAGGAGATCGCCAAGCGCGCCGGCGTGTCGGTCGGCACCCTCTACCGGCACTTCGACACGCGCGACGCGGTCGTCGAGGAGGTCTACCGGCAGGAGGTCACCGAGGTCTGCGAAAGCGCGCGGCGGCTGCTCGAAGAGCTGGAGCCACGCGCCGCGCTCGCGGAGTACCTGCGGCGGGTGGTCGAGCACGCCGCGGTCAGCAAAGGCATGGCCGCCGCGCTCGAGAGCATCATGGCGACCGACTCCCCCGTGTTCACCAGCGGCCGGGAGCAGCTCAGCGACGCATTGGACCTGCTGCTCGAACGAGGCGCGGAAACCGGCGTGATCCGCGGCGACATCACCGGGCAGACGGTGTTACGCGCGCTCGGCGGGATCTGCGGCGCCCGCACCTACCCCGGCTGGCACGAGGAAGCCTTCCGTATCACCGAACTTCTCGTCGACGGCCTCACTGTGGCACCTCGGAAGCCTTAG
- a CDS encoding SDR family oxidoreductase: MDDGLAGKRVLVTGGSRGLGAATVRRFAEAGATVLAVARNAPAEPLPATFIPGDLGTSAGAAALARRVLGEVGGIDVLVDNAAAATGPVATLERTDESWLADLDANLLSAVRLDRELVPGMVERGTGVVVHVSSIASRLPQDREVSYAAAKSALNTYSRTLAAEVGPHGVRVVCVLPGFIATQGALDHLQQFADQQGITIEEQTQQVVEHLNVPMGRPGEPEDAAELIAFLASARAKWLTGAQFRVDGGIIPTT; this comes from the coding sequence ATGGACGACGGACTGGCGGGTAAGCGCGTACTGGTGACCGGTGGGAGCCGAGGCCTGGGAGCGGCGACCGTCCGGCGGTTCGCGGAAGCGGGGGCCACCGTGCTGGCCGTCGCCCGCAACGCGCCGGCCGAGCCGTTGCCGGCGACCTTCATCCCCGGCGACCTCGGCACCTCGGCCGGCGCCGCGGCGCTCGCCCGGCGGGTGCTCGGCGAGGTCGGCGGGATCGACGTCCTGGTCGACAACGCGGCGGCCGCGACCGGGCCGGTGGCCACGCTGGAACGCACCGACGAGAGCTGGCTGGCCGACCTCGACGCGAACCTGCTCAGCGCGGTCCGCCTCGACCGCGAGCTCGTGCCCGGCATGGTCGAACGGGGCACCGGGGTGGTCGTGCACGTGTCCTCGATCGCGAGCCGGCTGCCGCAGGACCGGGAGGTTTCCTACGCGGCGGCCAAGTCCGCGCTCAACACCTACAGCCGCACCCTGGCCGCGGAAGTCGGCCCCCACGGCGTGCGAGTGGTGTGCGTCCTGCCCGGATTCATCGCGACGCAGGGCGCGCTCGACCATCTCCAGCAGTTCGCCGACCAGCAGGGCATCACGATCGAAGAGCAGACACAGCAGGTCGTCGAGCACCTGAACGTGCCGATGGGCCGGCCGGGCGAGCCCGAAGACGCCGCCGAGCTCATCGCCTTCCTGGCCTCCGCCCGCGCGAAATGGCTGACGGGAGCCCAATTCCGCGTCGACGGCGGCATCATTCCCACGACGTAG
- a CDS encoding CaiB/BaiF CoA transferase family protein, giving the protein MAGPLSGLKVVELAGIGPGPHACMVLADLGADVVRVERPSGSLDLSGGKPDPLLRGRRSVAADLKTAEGRELVLRLAEKADVLVEGLRPGVTERLGVGPADCHARNPGLVYGRMTGWGQDGPLATRAGHDINYIGLVGVLHAIGREGERPVPPLNLVGDFGGGSMFLLVGVLSALWERERTGQGQVVDAAMVDGAGVLAQMVWALRGLGSWSDDRGTNLLDGGAPFYDTYVCADGRYVAVGSLEPQFYAVLLAGLELDPASLPPQLDRAGWPVLRATFTKAFLARTRDEWAEVFGDVDACVTPVLTPDEVAAHPHVAARNGLIELDGILQPAPAPRFSRTATDLPSPPPKPGADTEAVLADWGV; this is encoded by the coding sequence GTGGCGGGACCGTTGAGCGGGCTGAAGGTCGTGGAGCTGGCCGGGATCGGGCCGGGGCCGCACGCGTGCATGGTGCTGGCTGACCTCGGCGCGGACGTCGTGCGCGTCGAGCGGCCGTCCGGCTCGCTGGACCTCAGCGGTGGCAAGCCCGACCCGTTGCTGCGCGGCCGCCGGTCCGTCGCCGCGGACCTGAAGACGGCCGAGGGCCGCGAGCTGGTGCTGCGCCTGGCGGAGAAGGCGGACGTGCTGGTGGAGGGCCTGCGCCCGGGGGTCACCGAGCGCCTCGGCGTCGGCCCGGCCGACTGTCACGCCCGCAACCCGGGACTGGTTTACGGCCGGATGACCGGCTGGGGCCAGGACGGGCCGCTCGCGACCCGCGCCGGGCACGACATCAACTACATCGGCCTGGTCGGCGTGCTGCACGCGATCGGCCGCGAGGGCGAGCGCCCGGTGCCGCCGCTGAACCTCGTCGGCGACTTCGGCGGCGGCTCGATGTTCCTGCTCGTCGGCGTGCTTTCCGCGCTGTGGGAACGGGAACGCACCGGGCAGGGCCAGGTCGTCGACGCCGCGATGGTCGACGGCGCCGGGGTGCTCGCGCAGATGGTGTGGGCGTTGCGCGGGCTCGGCTCGTGGTCCGACGACCGCGGCACCAACCTCCTCGACGGCGGCGCGCCCTTCTACGACACCTACGTGTGCGCGGACGGCCGGTACGTCGCGGTCGGCTCGCTGGAGCCGCAGTTCTACGCGGTGCTGCTCGCGGGGCTGGAGCTGGACCCGGCGTCGCTGCCGCCGCAGCTGGACCGCGCGGGCTGGCCGGTGCTGCGCGCGACCTTCACGAAGGCGTTCCTGGCCCGCACCCGCGACGAGTGGGCCGAGGTGTTCGGCGACGTCGACGCGTGCGTCACCCCGGTGCTGACCCCGGACGAGGTCGCCGCGCACCCGCACGTCGCGGCCCGCAACGGCCTCATCGAACTCGACGGCATCCTCCAGCCCGCCCCGGCGCCCCGTTTCTCCCGCACGGCAACGGATCTGCCGTCGCCGCCGCCGAAACCGGGCGCCGACACCGAAGCGGTTCTCGCGGACTGGGGTGTCTGA
- a CDS encoding PPOX class F420-dependent oxidoreductase, whose product MDLPDDLRALLEQPSLCFLATTMPDGSPQLTQTWVDTDGKHVLVNTVQGHQKVRNLERDPRVALNIADAANPFRYYRVRGRVLDITADGAAEHIEKLAQRYTGKPYAWYGGRDQVRLLLRIEADKIGTLG is encoded by the coding sequence ATGGACCTTCCCGACGATCTCCGCGCCCTGCTGGAGCAGCCCAGCCTGTGCTTCCTCGCCACGACGATGCCCGACGGCTCGCCCCAGCTGACCCAGACCTGGGTCGACACCGACGGCAAACACGTCCTGGTCAACACCGTCCAGGGCCACCAGAAGGTCCGCAACCTCGAGCGTGACCCGCGGGTGGCGCTGAACATCGCCGACGCCGCGAACCCGTTCCGCTACTACCGAGTCCGCGGCCGGGTCCTGGACATCACCGCCGACGGCGCCGCCGAGCACATCGAAAAGCTCGCCCAGCGCTACACCGGCAAGCCCTACGCCTGGTACGGCGGCCGCGACCAGGTCCGCCTCCTGCTGCGCATCGAGGCCGACAAGATCGGCACGTTGGGCTGA